In Arachis hypogaea cultivar Tifrunner chromosome 17, arahy.Tifrunner.gnm2.J5K5, whole genome shotgun sequence, a single window of DNA contains:
- the LOC112766881 gene encoding cytochrome P450 714C2 has translation MVLQFDPKFLTSIAWVGFAGLLVLLYNNLVVKPKRIRSKLSNQGINGPTPTFLLGNIREIMKACQLIITTSKSRSVEVPHLHEIAPLTFPFLNTWKQKYGQMFLFSIGSNQILYVDKPKVVRDIVTCASMDFGKPIYTQRELRPLLGQGIVSSNGTTWATQRKILAPEFYMEKVKGWITIIGESANSLLNQWSSIIEAQNGTADIKVDDYLLRFSGDVISKACFGSNYSKGEEIFSKLLALQDIMSKNVFSSMIPGMRYLPTKNNREAKSLERELKNCILEVVKQREKSCHRNRDFLQMLIEATKNSDLTQDATETFIVDNCKNIYLAGSETTSLSIVWCLMLLASNQEWQDRVRAEALEICNGRIPDSHMLSKMKQLTMVIHEALRLYPPVPVIPKEALEDMELGNIHVSKGVSIWIMCLTSHTDPELWGSDAYKFNPERFANGVSGACKLPHMYMPFGFGVRICLGKDLAMTEIKMMLSLILCNFTFTLSSKYIHSPAIKLLLVPQHGVHLLVKKLSTT, from the exons ATGGTGCTGCAATTTGATCCCAAGTTTCTAACATCCATTGCATGGGTTGGTTTTGCTGGATTGTTGGTTCTTTTGTACAATAATCTTGTGGTGAAGCCAAAGAGGATTAGATCAAAGCTAAGTAATCAAGGTATAAATGGTCCAACTCCAACTTTTTTGCTTGGAAATATTAGGGAGATCATGAAAGCTTGTCAACTCATCATCACTACTTCAAAGTCTCGTTCTGTTGAAGTCCCTCATCTTCATGAGATTGCTCCACTTACCTTCCCTTTCTTAAACACATGGAAGCAGAAATACG GTCAAATGTTCTTATTTTCCATTGGAAGCAATCAAATATTGTATGTGGACAAACCTAAGGTAGTGAGAGATATAGTTACATGCGCATCCATGGACTTCGGCAAGCCTATTTATACTCAGAGGGAACTACGACCTCTGCTTGGTCAGGGCATTGTGAGTTCCAATGGAACAACATGGGCCACTCAAAGAAAGATCCTTGCTCCAGAGTTTTACATGGAAAAAGTTAAG GGTTGGATAACTATAATAGGTGAATCTGCTAATTCTCTGTTAAACCAGTGGAGTAGTATCATAGAGGCACAAAATGGAACTGCAGATATAAAAGTTGATGATTACTTGCTAAGATTTTCTGGGGATGTTATTTCAAAAGCATGTTTCGGTAGCAACTATTCTAAGGGAGAAGAAATTTTCTCCAAACTTTTAGCACTGCAGGATATCATGTCAAAAAATGTCTTCAGTTCAATGATTCCAGGAATGAG ATACCTTCCAACAAAGAACAATAGAGAAGCAAAATCACTAGAAAGAGAGTTGAAAAATTGTATACTCGAAGTGGTTAAGCAGAGAGAGAAATCATGTCATCGCAACAGAGACTTTCTGCAAATGCTTATTGAGGCTACCAAAAACAGTGATCTCACTCAAGATGCCACTGAAACCTTTATTGTTGATAACTGCAAGAATATATATCTTGCAGGTTCCGAAACCACTTCACTTTCTATAGTATGGTGCCTTATGTTGCTGGCTTCAAATCAAGAGTGGCAAGATCGTGTTCGCGCCGAGGCACTAGAAATTTGCAACGGTAGAATTCCGGACTCTCATATGCTCAGTAAAATGAAGCAG CTAACAATGGTTATTCATGAAGCACTACGCCTTTATCCACCGGTACCTGTGATTCCAAaagaggccttagaggacatgGAACTTGGCAACATCCATGTCTCAAAAGGTGTTTCAATTTGGATTATGTGTTTGACCTCACACACAGATCCAGAATTATGGGGATCTGATGCCTATAAATTCAATCCAGAGAGGTTTGCAAATGGAGTCAGTGGTGCATGTAAATTGCCACACATGTACATGCCATTTGGGTTTGGTGTAAGAATCTGTCTTGGAAAAGATTTGGCTATGACTGAAATCAAGATGATGTTAAGTCTTATTTTGTGTAACTTCACTTTCACCCTTTCTTCTAAGTATATTCATTCACCTGCTATTAAGTTGTTATTGGTGCCCCAACATGGAGTTCATTTGTTGGTTAAAAAACTATCAACTACTTAA